One Rossellomorea aquimaris DNA window includes the following coding sequences:
- a CDS encoding UDP-glucose/GDP-mannose dehydrogenase family protein, producing the protein MNISVIGVGYVGLVTGICLAEIGHHVTCQDIDQGKIDQLNQGLSPIYEPGLEELLQHNLAKQTLSFTSSYQAACKKAEVIIIAVGTPSNTDGSADLSAIKNAAEKIGAYVRHTDTIVVTKSTVPVGTNKKIKAWVSNNLKQNVQVMIASNPEFLREGSAIHDTFNGDRIVLGTDDSKTASKLQEMLKPFRVPILQTSIESAEMIKYSSNAFLATKISFINEIANLCEKLGANVEDVAKGMGMDQRIGHQFLNAGIGYGGSCFPKDTNALVQMAGNLHHKFDLLESVIHVNAKQQVRLVELAKKHMKEIKGKTAGILGLSFKPNTDDIREAASIEIINALLKAEVQVTVYDPVSQDKVKLLLGDSVSYAEDCFAAIEDQEMLFIATEWEEFKVLRLSTIAKLMKTPNVFDGRNCFSLHEAKKTTINYYSIGRPAVMNLCIEKERV; encoded by the coding sequence ATGAACATTTCCGTAATCGGTGTTGGATATGTTGGACTGGTGACAGGAATTTGTCTTGCAGAAATCGGGCACCACGTGACATGCCAGGATATCGATCAAGGCAAAATAGATCAGCTGAACCAAGGTCTCTCACCGATCTATGAGCCTGGGCTGGAAGAACTTCTGCAACACAATCTCGCCAAACAAACACTTTCTTTTACATCAAGCTATCAGGCTGCTTGTAAAAAAGCTGAAGTCATCATCATCGCTGTCGGAACACCCTCTAATACTGATGGCTCTGCCGACTTGTCGGCTATCAAAAACGCTGCTGAAAAAATTGGTGCATATGTCCGACACACAGATACCATCGTTGTCACAAAAAGTACGGTTCCTGTCGGGACAAACAAAAAGATTAAAGCATGGGTATCGAACAATTTGAAACAGAATGTGCAAGTCATGATTGCATCCAATCCAGAATTTCTCCGAGAAGGCTCAGCGATACACGATACCTTCAACGGAGATCGAATCGTGCTTGGAACCGATGATAGTAAGACAGCATCGAAACTTCAAGAAATGCTTAAGCCATTCAGGGTGCCGATTCTCCAAACTTCTATCGAAAGTGCTGAAATGATAAAATACTCATCCAATGCTTTTTTGGCCACAAAAATCAGCTTTATTAATGAAATTGCGAATCTCTGTGAGAAACTTGGCGCAAACGTAGAAGACGTAGCAAAAGGGATGGGTATGGATCAGCGCATCGGTCACCAATTTCTGAATGCCGGAATTGGTTATGGGGGATCCTGTTTTCCGAAAGACACCAATGCCCTTGTTCAAATGGCAGGAAATCTTCACCACAAATTCGACTTACTCGAATCGGTTATTCACGTCAACGCAAAACAACAGGTGAGACTCGTCGAACTTGCCAAAAAGCATATGAAAGAGATCAAAGGAAAAACAGCCGGAATACTCGGACTTTCCTTCAAACCGAATACAGATGATATTCGTGAAGCAGCCTCCATAGAAATCATAAATGCCCTGTTGAAAGCTGAAGTTCAAGTCACAGTATATGACCCGGTTTCTCAAGATAAAGTAAAACTTTTATTAGGCGATTCCGTTTCCTACGCTGAAGATTGCTTTGCTGCGATTGAAGATCAAGAAATGCTGTTCATTGCAACCGAGTGGGAAGAATTTAAAGTTTTAAGACTTTCAACCATTGCGAAACTAATGAAAACCCCGAATGTGTTCGATGGACGCAATTGCTTCTCTCTTCACGAAGCGAAGAAGACAACAATTAACTATTATTCGATCGGAAGACCTGCTGTAATGAATCTTTGTATCGAAAAGGAACGTGTGTAA